The following proteins are encoded in a genomic region of Thiohalorhabdus denitrificans:
- a CDS encoding cupin domain-containing protein, translating into MHIAKEDVPVRIDAPGAIARQQTEFGDVTGYGKMGAEYFSFEAGTDITQLLHGLKDDTCQSPHWGYVVSGVITALYTDGEEETSRTGDLFYWRPGHSVRAEEDTDIVMFSPQEEHSSVMEHIRHKITG; encoded by the coding sequence ATGCACATCGCAAAGGAAGACGTACCCGTCCGGATCGACGCCCCGGGCGCCATCGCGCGGCAGCAGACCGAATTCGGCGACGTCACCGGATACGGCAAGATGGGGGCGGAATACTTCTCCTTCGAGGCCGGAACCGACATCACCCAACTTCTACATGGGCTGAAGGACGACACCTGCCAGTCGCCGCACTGGGGCTACGTCGTAAGCGGAGTAATCACCGCCCTCTACACCGACGGCGAGGAGGAGACCTCCCGCACCGGTGACCTGTTCTACTGGCGCCCCGGGCACAGCGTCCGGGCCGAAGAGGACACCGACATCGTCATGTTCAGCCCGCAGGAGGAGCACAGCTCCGTCATGGAGCACATCCGCCACAAGATCACCGGCTGA
- a CDS encoding flavodoxin family protein, translating to MALTEHQASLCAENRTDYSDLRALFVNTSLKKAGEESHTRLLMEVSGEIMARNGVAVDHLHLLDHQVPPGVYPDMTEYGWERDDWPALWERVKAADILVVGTPIWLGEESSTCRVLIERLYGMSGLLNDRGQSVFYNRVGGTVVTGNEDGVKHVAMTLGFALSHLGYTIPPQADCGWVGEAGPGPSYGDELEDGTRAGFDNDFTQRNLTIMTWNLLHLARILRDAGGIPNHGNNREAWKAGCRFDYANPDYRA from the coding sequence ATGGCCCTGACGGAGCACCAAGCCAGCCTGTGCGCCGAGAACCGCACCGACTACTCCGACCTGCGGGCGCTGTTCGTCAACACTTCCCTGAAGAAGGCGGGTGAGGAGAGCCATACCCGGCTGTTGATGGAGGTTTCCGGGGAGATCATGGCCCGGAACGGGGTGGCGGTGGACCACCTCCACCTGCTCGACCATCAGGTGCCGCCGGGGGTCTATCCGGACATGACCGAGTACGGCTGGGAGCGCGACGACTGGCCGGCCCTGTGGGAGCGGGTGAAAGCCGCGGACATCCTGGTGGTGGGCACGCCCATCTGGCTGGGGGAGGAGAGTTCGACGTGCCGGGTGCTCATCGAGCGGCTCTACGGCATGTCCGGGCTGCTCAACGACCGCGGCCAGTCGGTCTTCTACAACCGGGTGGGCGGCACGGTGGTGACCGGCAACGAGGACGGCGTCAAGCACGTGGCCATGACCCTCGGCTTCGCGCTGTCGCACCTGGGGTACACCATCCCGCCCCAGGCGGATTGCGGTTGGGTGGGAGAGGCCGGTCCGGGGCCGTCCTACGGCGACGAGCTGGAGGACGGCACCCGCGCGGGCTTCGACAACGACTTCACCCAGCGCAACCTCACCATCATGACCTGGAACCTGCTGCACCTCGCCCGCATCCTGCGTGATGCCGGCGGCATCCCCAACCACGGCAACAACCGCGAGGCCTGGAAGGCGGGCTGCCGCTTCGACTACGCCAACCCGGACTATCGAGCCTGA
- a CDS encoding sulfite exporter TauE/SafE family protein: MLAGLPLTVGEWLLASLVLVGGAVVQGSVGFGVALLGAPLLFLVNPALVPAPMLIAGLTLPALILVRDRAGLEKRPVAWVLPGFVVGSVVAGGVVASLPESGLALVFGSLVLLAVAMSALGWAPAEPRGGHLTAAGTLAGFMATATSIGGPPLALVFQNASGIRLRATLSAIFVPGGLFALLSLAAVGRFGVPELILGLALLPAVFAGFWLSGFTARALDRAWLRPAVLAVSAVAGAGALARALV; encoded by the coding sequence ATGCTCGCAGGCTTGCCGCTGACTGTAGGGGAGTGGCTTCTGGCCAGCCTGGTGCTGGTGGGCGGGGCGGTGGTGCAGGGCTCGGTGGGCTTCGGCGTGGCCCTGCTCGGTGCGCCGCTGTTGTTCCTGGTGAACCCGGCCCTGGTGCCGGCCCCCATGCTCATCGCCGGGCTTACCCTGCCGGCCCTCATCCTGGTCCGGGATCGGGCCGGACTGGAGAAGAGGCCGGTGGCCTGGGTCCTGCCGGGCTTCGTGGTCGGTTCGGTGGTGGCCGGCGGGGTGGTGGCTTCGTTGCCGGAGAGCGGCCTGGCCCTGGTCTTCGGCAGCCTGGTCCTCCTGGCGGTGGCCATGAGCGCCCTGGGGTGGGCCCCCGCGGAACCGCGCGGCGGCCACCTGACGGCGGCCGGAACGCTGGCGGGGTTCATGGCCACGGCCACCTCCATTGGTGGCCCGCCCCTGGCCCTGGTTTTCCAGAACGCCTCCGGGATCCGGCTGCGGGCCACCCTGTCCGCCATCTTCGTGCCCGGAGGCCTGTTCGCCCTGCTCTCCCTGGCGGCGGTGGGCCGCTTCGGGGTCCCGGAGCTGATCCTGGGCCTGGCGCTGCTGCCGGCCGTGTTCGCGGGCTTCTGGCTGTCCGGCTTCACCGCCCGGGCCCTGGATCGGGCCTGGCTGCGTCCGGCGGTGCTGGCCGTGTCCGCGGTGGCTGGAGCCGGGGCGTTGGCTCGGGCGCTCGTCTAG
- a CDS encoding alkene reductase — translation MSDAEDPLFQPHTLGDLELPNRVIMAPLTRSRAAQPGDVPTALNAEYYAQRAGAGLIISEATQVSPQGKGYAFTPGIHSAEQVAGWRQVTDAVHAAGGRIYLQLWHVGRVSRPELQPNGEQPVAPSAIQPETMVFISAESGMVPCLEPRALETEEVPDVVEQFRQGAKNAREAGFDGVEIHAANGYLLDQFLRSGSNKRTDQYGGSVANRLRLPLEVVDAVVDVWGAERTGIRVSPTGTFNDMHDDDPVATYGALAEELQARGIAFLEVVEDSFQGNEVEGRPEPVIDAIQAGFRRSYIGNGAYTADEARSRIRDGRCDLASFGRPYIANPDLAERFRKGAPLNEWDESTFYGGDERGYTDYPFLEDTD, via the coding sequence GTGAGCGATGCCGAAGACCCCCTGTTCCAGCCCCACACCCTGGGCGACCTGGAGCTGCCCAACCGCGTGATCATGGCGCCCCTGACCCGCTCGCGGGCCGCCCAGCCGGGGGACGTGCCCACCGCGCTGAACGCCGAGTACTACGCCCAGCGGGCCGGAGCCGGCCTGATCATCAGCGAGGCCACCCAGGTTTCCCCCCAGGGCAAGGGCTACGCCTTCACCCCCGGCATCCACTCCGCTGAGCAGGTGGCCGGTTGGCGCCAGGTGACCGATGCGGTACACGCGGCGGGCGGCCGCATCTACCTGCAGCTGTGGCACGTGGGCCGGGTCTCCCGGCCGGAGCTGCAGCCCAACGGGGAGCAGCCCGTGGCGCCCTCCGCCATCCAGCCCGAGACCATGGTGTTCATCAGCGCCGAATCCGGCATGGTCCCGTGCCTGGAGCCGCGGGCCCTGGAGACCGAGGAGGTCCCGGACGTGGTGGAGCAATTCCGCCAGGGGGCAAAGAACGCCCGCGAGGCCGGCTTCGACGGCGTTGAAATCCACGCCGCCAACGGCTACCTGCTCGACCAGTTCCTGCGCAGCGGCAGCAACAAGCGCACCGACCAATACGGCGGCTCCGTGGCCAACCGCCTGCGCCTGCCGCTGGAGGTGGTGGACGCCGTGGTGGACGTATGGGGCGCCGAGCGCACCGGCATCCGCGTCAGCCCCACCGGCACCTTCAACGACATGCACGACGACGACCCCGTGGCCACCTACGGCGCCCTGGCGGAGGAGCTACAGGCCCGGGGCATCGCCTTCCTGGAAGTGGTGGAGGACTCCTTCCAGGGCAACGAGGTGGAGGGCCGGCCGGAGCCGGTGATCGACGCCATCCAGGCCGGCTTCCGCCGCAGCTACATCGGCAACGGCGCCTACACCGCCGACGAGGCCCGGAGCCGCATCCGCGACGGACGGTGCGACCTGGCCTCCTTCGGCCGCCCCTACATCGCCAACCCGGACCTCGCCGAGCGCTTCCGCAAGGGCGCGCCGCTCAACGAGTGGGACGAGTCCACCTTCTACGGCGGCGACGAGCGCGGCTACACGGACTATCCGTTCCTGGAGGACACCGACTGA
- a CDS encoding HigA family addiction module antitoxin, translated as MSIRIEDLEKTDFEEVVEAGGEEIAPTRPGDVLRHDFMEPFGLSANALARALNVPPNRITGILNGTRRLTADTALRLARYFGTTPHFWLNLQEQYELAVTAAEHGERIEQEVEPRSREGVN; from the coding sequence ATGAGTATCCGAATCGAGGACCTGGAAAAAACCGATTTCGAGGAGGTGGTCGAGGCCGGCGGGGAGGAGATCGCCCCGACTCGGCCCGGGGATGTTCTGCGCCATGATTTCATGGAGCCGTTCGGCCTCAGCGCCAATGCGCTGGCCCGGGCCTTGAATGTGCCGCCCAATCGGATCACCGGTATCCTGAACGGCACCCGCAGGCTGACCGCCGATACAGCCCTGCGCCTGGCTCGCTATTTCGGAACCACGCCGCATTTCTGGCTCAACCTTCAGGAGCAGTACGAGCTCGCCGTGACGGCCGCGGAACATGGGGAGCGTATTGAACAGGAGGTGGAGCCGCGAAGCAGGGAAGGGGTGAATTGA
- a CDS encoding lipase family protein translates to MGSYFEAERLLNGPPVTRAAYSDRTAWIMAELSRLVYEPLPAEVSITRLVHEIKESVAAGEDEDAVASLVKRAMEAEQGTSTELVSILREADFELLESFDEGGTQAFLARFNPGGSFEGMLILAFRGTEMEVADIFADIKADLRSAPGGGRVHRGFLEAFERVKEPISRALDRHAGPPLYITGHSLGGALATLATRYLEKDGTGACYTFGGPRVGDRDFFSGIKTPVYRVVNAADGVPRVPFGYGFNMFSGFIGLFPGSIPKRISSFLENFRGYTHFGYQVFLNAPPNRPDEYGVPFKKLRVDQSPNFFRKARLVLFRWVKTWGAAAAQDHGSGEYAEKLKAYALRRNPE, encoded by the coding sequence ATGGGTTCCTATTTCGAAGCAGAAAGGCTTTTAAACGGTCCTCCCGTAACCCGGGCGGCCTACTCGGACCGCACGGCCTGGATCATGGCGGAACTATCCCGTTTAGTGTACGAGCCACTACCCGCCGAGGTATCCATCACACGACTGGTTCATGAGATCAAAGAGTCCGTGGCGGCCGGGGAGGACGAGGATGCCGTGGCCAGCCTGGTCAAGAGAGCCATGGAGGCGGAGCAGGGAACCAGCACCGAACTGGTCTCGATTTTACGGGAAGCTGATTTTGAGCTCCTTGAAAGTTTCGATGAAGGGGGGACGCAGGCCTTCCTGGCGAGGTTTAATCCGGGAGGCTCCTTTGAAGGCATGCTGATTCTGGCCTTCCGGGGAACGGAGATGGAGGTCGCCGACATTTTCGCCGATATCAAGGCAGACCTGCGGTCGGCCCCGGGCGGGGGCCGGGTGCATCGCGGATTTCTGGAGGCCTTTGAAAGGGTTAAAGAGCCCATAAGCCGCGCTCTGGACAGGCATGCGGGCCCGCCCCTGTACATCACCGGCCACTCCCTGGGCGGCGCCTTGGCCACGCTCGCCACCCGCTACCTGGAAAAGGACGGGACGGGGGCCTGTTATACCTTTGGGGGCCCTAGGGTCGGGGACCGGGACTTCTTCTCCGGGATCAAAACGCCGGTGTATAGGGTGGTGAACGCGGCGGACGGGGTTCCGCGGGTGCCATTTGGGTATGGATTCAATATGTTCTCCGGTTTTATCGGCCTGTTCCCCGGGAGCATCCCTAAACGGATTTCCAGTTTCCTGGAAAACTTCCGGGGTTACACTCACTTCGGCTATCAGGTCTTCCTGAACGCGCCTCCCAACCGTCCGGATGAATATGGGGTTCCCTTTAAGAAGTTGCGGGTGGACCAGAGCCCGAATTTTTTTAGAAAGGCCCGCCTTGTGCTGTTTCGCTGGGTAAAAACCTGGGGCGCCGCGGCGGCACAGGATCACGGATCGGGCGAGTACGCCGAAAAGCTCAAGGCCTATGCCCTTCGAAGGAATCCGGAATAG
- the yjjJ gene encoding type II toxin-antitoxin system HipA family toxin YjjJ, with protein MALSAEQLIARLQALGTASRSELAQVLGVSTPTVYRHLQRAEAAGRVVRFGRGRATRYAVRAPLFNRRVEELPLYRVDGAGTIHHLATLAGLANGATLVRPSTEEAALPRLLRGDSGNGHYDDLPFFLQDLRPQGFLGHQYAHRVADLPDNPDRWTASQVGAYLLDHAVDLPGDLLLGDGAVERFRHWSPNQLTPADFPAEAERVLAGEVPGSSAGGEQPKFPAAVGGREVLVKFSPAENDSAAARRQRDLLVCEHLALATLAEHGLPVAKSRLHEAGGRLFLESERFDRTAQGGRLPALSLWAVDAEFAGAGQGWGRVAAALARQGWLTGADRERIETAEAFADWIENTDQHLGNITLQPRPDGRLALAPLYDMVPMRHAPRQSEVPPTPEFHPPVSRGNRTRWAETGAMAADFWRRAGADERVSEAFRELAAARHQLIEQAVRQTEEAAPRGTESGPGW; from the coding sequence ATGGCCCTTTCCGCCGAACAGCTCATCGCCCGCCTCCAGGCCCTGGGGACCGCCTCGCGCAGCGAGCTGGCCCAGGTGCTGGGCGTCAGCACCCCCACGGTCTACCGCCATCTCCAGCGGGCGGAGGCGGCGGGCCGGGTGGTCCGTTTCGGCCGTGGACGGGCCACGCGCTACGCGGTCCGGGCCCCCCTGTTCAATCGCCGCGTCGAAGAGCTGCCGCTGTACCGGGTGGACGGCGCCGGCACCATCCACCACCTGGCCACCCTCGCGGGCCTGGCGAACGGTGCCACGCTCGTCCGCCCGTCCACGGAGGAGGCCGCCCTCCCCCGGCTCCTGCGGGGAGACAGCGGCAACGGCCATTACGACGACCTCCCCTTCTTCCTCCAGGACCTGCGCCCCCAGGGCTTCCTCGGCCACCAATACGCACACAGGGTGGCGGATCTGCCGGACAATCCGGACCGCTGGACCGCCAGCCAAGTCGGGGCCTACCTCCTGGACCACGCCGTGGACCTACCCGGCGACCTCCTGCTCGGCGACGGCGCCGTGGAGCGGTTTCGGCACTGGAGCCCGAACCAGCTCACCCCGGCGGACTTTCCGGCGGAGGCGGAACGGGTGCTGGCCGGCGAGGTACCCGGCTCCTCGGCGGGTGGGGAACAGCCCAAATTCCCCGCCGCGGTGGGCGGCCGGGAAGTGCTGGTCAAGTTCTCCCCCGCCGAGAACGACTCGGCCGCGGCCCGCCGCCAGCGGGATCTCCTCGTTTGCGAGCACCTTGCCCTCGCCACCCTGGCGGAGCACGGCCTGCCCGTGGCCAAGAGCCGTCTGCACGAGGCCGGGGGCCGGCTGTTCCTGGAATCGGAGCGCTTCGACCGGACGGCGCAGGGCGGGCGGCTGCCCGCCCTTTCTCTTTGGGCGGTGGACGCCGAATTCGCCGGCGCCGGCCAGGGCTGGGGCCGGGTAGCGGCGGCGCTGGCGCGCCAGGGATGGCTGACGGGGGCGGACCGGGAGCGGATCGAGACCGCCGAGGCTTTCGCCGACTGGATCGAGAACACCGACCAGCACCTGGGCAACATCACCCTCCAGCCCCGGCCCGACGGCCGGCTCGCCCTGGCCCCGCTGTACGACATGGTCCCCATGCGCCACGCCCCCAGGCAGAGCGAGGTCCCGCCGACCCCGGAATTCCATCCCCCCGTATCCCGTGGCAACCGGACGCGCTGGGCCGAGACCGGGGCCATGGCCGCCGATTTCTGGCGGCGGGCCGGCGCGGACGAGCGGGTATCCGAAGCATTTCGGGAGCTCGCCGCGGCGCGGCATCAGTTGATCGAACAGGCGGTACGGCAGACCGAGGAAGCCGCCCCCCGGGGGACGGAGAGCGGGCCGGGCTGGTAA
- a CDS encoding MBL fold metallo-hydrolase has translation MTAGPALAESNPYGELPFDFQVQKVPEAPVYYARGFSAVPDSDNAGHTSNAGFVVTEEGVVVFDALGTPALGYALLQEIRKVTDKPVRRVVVSHYHADHIYGLQAFREHTEGAEVWAQRLTKDYFDPQRFKKGEDADRRLAQRREALSPWVDEDTYLVEPDHLFGEKASFEVGETTFELRHMGPAHAPGDSIMVVPEMGVVFGGDIIYRGRIPFLDSPKVDTKRWQEGLAYLTRMEPKPTFIIPGHGEASANVQEAVDFTSTYLGFVRNTMGTAARNFRSFAQAYEQADWSKYEGMPAFEASNRGNAYRVYLEMEEEVF, from the coding sequence ATGACCGCCGGTCCGGCCCTCGCCGAGAGCAATCCCTACGGCGAGCTGCCCTTCGATTTTCAAGTGCAAAAGGTCCCCGAGGCGCCCGTCTATTACGCCCGGGGCTTCTCGGCGGTGCCGGATTCGGACAACGCCGGGCATACCTCCAACGCCGGCTTTGTGGTTACCGAGGAAGGGGTGGTGGTGTTCGATGCCCTGGGCACCCCGGCGCTGGGCTACGCCCTGCTCCAGGAGATCCGAAAGGTGACGGACAAGCCGGTGCGGCGGGTGGTGGTGAGCCATTACCACGCCGACCATATCTATGGACTGCAGGCCTTCCGGGAGCACACCGAAGGGGCAGAGGTCTGGGCGCAGCGGCTCACCAAGGACTATTTCGATCCCCAACGCTTCAAGAAGGGCGAGGACGCCGACCGCCGGCTCGCCCAGCGGCGGGAGGCCCTGTCCCCCTGGGTGGACGAGGACACCTACCTGGTGGAGCCGGACCACCTGTTCGGGGAAAAGGCTAGCTTCGAGGTGGGCGAAACCACCTTCGAGCTCCGCCACATGGGCCCGGCCCACGCACCCGGCGACAGCATCATGGTGGTCCCGGAGATGGGCGTCGTCTTCGGTGGCGACATCATCTACCGCGGCCGCATCCCGTTCCTGGACAGCCCCAAGGTGGACACCAAGCGCTGGCAGGAGGGGCTGGCCTACCTCACCCGGATGGAGCCCAAGCCCACCTTCATTATCCCGGGCCACGGCGAAGCCAGCGCCAACGTCCAGGAGGCGGTGGATTTCACCAGCACCTACCTCGGGTTCGTGCGCAACACCATGGGAACGGCGGCCAGGAACTTCCGGTCCTTCGCCCAGGCCTACGAGCAGGCCGACTGGTCCAAGTACGAAGGCATGCCGGCCTTCGAAGCCAGCAACCGCGGCAACGCCTACCGCGTGTACCTGGAGATGGAGGAGGAAGTCTTCTAG
- a CDS encoding dihydrolipoyl dehydrogenase family protein: MAESYDVVVIGGGAVGENAAGRAVQNGLSAALIERELVGGECTYWACMPSKALLRPGEAVAEVRRTPGAREAVTGSIDVAATLGRRDQLASHWDDSSQLKWLETMDVAWYRGHGRIVGERRVVVEDAEGSRRELEANRAVVVATGSRAAVPPIEGLPEAEPWGSRKATSAGAVPASLLVLGGSNTGLELAQAWRRLGADPVTVVDQNDRLLPALPDFAGELLGESLTAEGIDIRLGGSLTRVARRDNGAISAVLDSGEELEAAELLVATGRKPVTDNLGLEEAGLSPGQYIRVNDQMRAVDAAGDWLYAVGDVTGRNLLTHMGKYQARICADVIGGRETAAWSDHWAVPGVTFTDPQVAKVGLTEAAAKDHGISVRTVEHPFGAVAGAATQGEGIKGRCQLVVDADRRVVVGATFVGPGAGEQLHAATIAIAGEVPLERLWHAVPAFPTLSENWLRLLEHYGL, from the coding sequence ATGGCGGAAAGCTACGACGTGGTGGTGATCGGCGGCGGGGCCGTCGGCGAGAACGCCGCGGGACGGGCAGTTCAGAACGGGCTCAGCGCCGCGCTGATCGAGCGGGAGCTGGTCGGCGGCGAGTGCACCTACTGGGCCTGCATGCCCAGCAAGGCCCTGCTGCGGCCGGGCGAGGCGGTGGCCGAGGTCCGGCGTACCCCGGGCGCCCGGGAGGCCGTTACGGGCAGCATCGACGTGGCGGCGACGCTAGGGCGCCGCGACCAGCTGGCAAGCCACTGGGACGACAGCAGCCAGCTGAAGTGGCTGGAGACCATGGACGTTGCCTGGTACCGGGGGCACGGCCGGATCGTCGGCGAGCGCCGGGTGGTGGTGGAGGATGCCGAGGGCAGCCGCCGGGAGCTGGAGGCCAACCGGGCGGTGGTGGTCGCCACCGGGAGCCGGGCGGCGGTGCCGCCCATCGAGGGCCTGCCGGAGGCGGAGCCCTGGGGCAGCCGCAAGGCCACCTCCGCGGGCGCGGTGCCGGCCAGCCTGCTGGTGCTCGGGGGAAGCAATACGGGCCTGGAGCTGGCCCAGGCCTGGCGGCGCCTGGGGGCCGACCCGGTCACCGTGGTGGACCAAAATGACCGCCTGCTGCCGGCCCTGCCCGACTTCGCCGGGGAGCTCCTGGGCGAATCCCTGACCGCCGAGGGAATCGACATCCGCCTGGGTGGGAGCCTGACGCGGGTGGCCCGGCGGGACAACGGGGCCATCTCCGCCGTGCTCGACTCGGGGGAGGAGCTGGAAGCCGCCGAGCTCCTGGTTGCCACCGGCCGCAAGCCGGTCACCGACAACCTGGGCCTGGAGGAAGCAGGACTGAGCCCCGGGCAATATATCCGGGTGAACGATCAGATGCGCGCGGTGGACGCCGCCGGGGACTGGCTGTACGCCGTGGGCGACGTAACCGGACGCAACCTGCTTACCCACATGGGGAAATACCAGGCCCGGATCTGCGCCGACGTCATCGGGGGCCGGGAGACCGCGGCCTGGTCGGACCACTGGGCCGTACCCGGCGTCACCTTCACCGACCCCCAGGTGGCCAAGGTGGGGCTCACCGAGGCGGCGGCCAAAGATCATGGAATCAGCGTCCGCACCGTGGAGCACCCCTTCGGCGCCGTGGCCGGTGCCGCCACCCAGGGAGAGGGCATCAAGGGCCGTTGCCAGCTGGTGGTAGACGCCGACCGCCGGGTCGTGGTGGGGGCGACCTTCGTGGGCCCGGGCGCCGGGGAGCAGCTACACGCGGCCACCATCGCCATCGCCGGCGAGGTCCCCCTGGAGCGGCTGTGGCACGCCGTGCCCGCCTTCCCCACCCTGAGCGAGAACTGGCTGCGGCTGCTGGAGCATTACGGGTTGTGA
- a CDS encoding SulP family inorganic anion transporter, with product MNPGRWVNGLHFDNLRGDFYGGLTAAVVALPLALAFGVSSGAGPVAGVYGAIFVGLFAALFGGTPTQVSGPTGPMTVVMAAVFTHFTALYPDDPGRGAALAFTVVMMGGAFQVLFGVLRLGRYIALIPHPVISGFMSGIGLIIILLQLGPLLGHETPSGPLAAARAVPDFLADPVPAAVALGALSLAVVYLLPSRINRLVPAPLVALVVGTLALQLFFPDGRAAILGDIPTGLPAPQWPTIELDQLPYMIKSALMLAALGSIDSLLTSLVADNMTRTHHRPERELVGQGIGNTAAGLLGGLPGAGATMRTVVNVRAGGRTPISGGLHALVLLAVVLGAGGMASYIPHAVLAGILIKVGTDIIDWDYLRRLHRAPFAGVVMMFTVLVLTVFVDLITAVGIGMIMAALVFMKRMTDLQLESITAITDPDEEGPLTEEEARLLGAGGGRILLFHLSGPMSFGAAKGMVRRLAGFDEYDTLVLDLTDVPTIDFTTARAIDDMISDAQGSGRAVFVAGIQPRVRQLLENQDVLQAVPAGHDAGTRLEALRRAAYGVRANEQ from the coding sequence ATGAATCCGGGGCGCTGGGTTAACGGGCTGCACTTCGACAATCTGCGGGGGGATTTCTACGGCGGGCTGACGGCGGCGGTGGTGGCGCTTCCCCTGGCCCTGGCCTTCGGCGTTTCCTCCGGGGCCGGGCCGGTGGCCGGGGTGTACGGGGCGATCTTCGTGGGCCTGTTCGCCGCCCTGTTCGGGGGGACGCCCACCCAGGTTTCCGGGCCCACCGGGCCGATGACGGTGGTCATGGCCGCGGTGTTCACCCACTTCACGGCCCTGTACCCCGACGACCCCGGCCGCGGCGCGGCGCTGGCCTTTACCGTGGTGATGATGGGCGGCGCCTTCCAGGTGCTGTTCGGGGTGCTCCGGCTCGGGCGGTACATTGCCCTGATCCCGCACCCGGTGATCTCCGGGTTCATGAGCGGCATCGGCCTCATCATCATCCTGCTGCAGCTCGGTCCCCTGCTGGGCCACGAGACCCCTTCCGGGCCGCTGGCGGCTGCCCGCGCGGTGCCGGACTTCCTGGCCGATCCCGTGCCCGCCGCGGTGGCCCTGGGCGCCCTGTCGCTGGCGGTGGTCTACCTGCTGCCGAGCCGCATCAACCGCCTGGTGCCGGCGCCCCTGGTGGCGCTGGTGGTGGGGACCCTGGCCCTGCAGCTGTTCTTCCCCGACGGGCGGGCCGCCATCCTCGGCGACATCCCCACCGGCCTGCCCGCGCCGCAGTGGCCCACCATCGAGCTGGACCAGCTGCCCTACATGATCAAGTCGGCCCTGATGCTGGCCGCCCTGGGGAGCATCGATTCCCTGCTCACCTCGCTGGTGGCCGACAACATGACCCGCACCCACCACCGCCCGGAGCGCGAGCTGGTGGGGCAGGGCATCGGCAACACGGCGGCGGGCCTGCTGGGCGGCCTGCCCGGCGCCGGGGCGACCATGCGCACGGTGGTCAACGTCCGCGCCGGCGGGCGCACGCCCATCTCCGGCGGCCTCCACGCCCTGGTGCTGCTGGCGGTGGTGCTGGGGGCCGGCGGTATGGCGAGCTACATCCCCCACGCGGTGCTGGCCGGCATCCTCATCAAGGTGGGCACCGACATCATCGATTGGGACTACCTGCGGCGCCTCCATCGGGCGCCCTTCGCCGGGGTGGTGATGATGTTCACGGTGCTGGTGCTCACGGTGTTCGTGGACCTGATCACCGCCGTGGGCATCGGCATGATCATGGCGGCCCTGGTGTTCATGAAGCGCATGACCGACCTGCAGCTGGAGAGCATCACGGCCATCACCGACCCCGACGAGGAGGGCCCCCTGACCGAGGAGGAGGCCCGGCTGCTGGGGGCCGGCGGCGGCCGCATCCTGCTGTTCCACCTGAGCGGACCCATGAGCTTTGGCGCGGCCAAGGGCATGGTCCGGCGTCTGGCCGGGTTCGACGAGTACGACACCCTGGTGCTGGACCTGACGGACGTGCCCACTATCGACTTCACCACCGCCCGGGCCATCGACGACATGATCAGCGACGCCCAGGGCAGCGGCCGTGCCGTGTTCGTCGCCGGTATCCAGCCCCGGGTGCGCCAGCTTCTGGAGAATCAGGATGTGCTGCAGGCGGTTCCGGCCGGCCACGACGCCGGGACCCGGCTGGAGGCCCTGCGGCGGGCGGCCTATGGAGTGCGGGCCAACGAGCAATAG
- a CDS encoding glutathione S-transferase — protein MTYRLYYWPTIQGRGEFVRLALEAVGAEYEDVGRGPEGPDFGAVSAVLWGEQPGPPPFAPPVLEAGGRLIAQTANILLYLGPRHGLAPEGELDRLWVHQLQLTIADWVVEIHDTHHPVGAQLYYEDQKPEAARRAEGFREHRLPKFLGYFERVLDDHVDGGWLAGGSMTYADLSLFQVVEGLRYAFPDAMGRAEYSAPRVTLLHERVRDLPRITAYLNSERRIPFNEDGIFRHYPELDA, from the coding sequence ATGACATACCGGCTCTACTACTGGCCCACCATTCAGGGGCGCGGGGAGTTCGTGCGGCTGGCCCTGGAGGCGGTCGGGGCGGAGTACGAGGACGTTGGGCGGGGGCCGGAGGGTCCCGATTTCGGCGCCGTCTCTGCCGTGCTGTGGGGCGAGCAGCCCGGCCCGCCGCCCTTCGCGCCCCCGGTGCTCGAAGCCGGCGGACGGCTCATCGCCCAGACGGCCAACATCCTGCTCTACCTCGGCCCCAGGCACGGCCTGGCGCCGGAAGGGGAGCTGGACCGGCTCTGGGTGCATCAGCTCCAGCTCACCATCGCGGACTGGGTGGTGGAGATCCACGACACCCATCATCCGGTGGGTGCGCAGCTCTATTACGAGGACCAGAAGCCCGAGGCCGCCCGGCGCGCGGAGGGCTTCCGCGAGCACCGTTTGCCCAAATTCCTCGGCTACTTCGAGCGCGTGCTGGACGACCACGTCGACGGCGGTTGGCTGGCGGGGGGCTCCATGACCTACGCGGACCTGTCCCTGTTCCAGGTGGTGGAGGGCCTGCGCTACGCCTTTCCCGACGCCATGGGAAGGGCCGAGTACAGCGCGCCCCGGGTTACCCTGCTCCACGAGCGGGTGCGCGACCTGCCGCGGATCACCGCCTACCTAAATTCCGAGCGCCGCATCCCCTTCAACGAGGACGGCATCTTCCGGCACTACCCCGAGCTGGACGCCTGA